From the genome of Colwellia psychrerythraea 34H, one region includes:
- the fliS gene encoding flagellar export chaperone FliS: MTHASLKKYQQTTKSTAQQASPYQLVAMLFQKLLGNIATAKGAISQSNFEKKGTELSNAIAIIGVLEGSLDFKQGGEVSENLAALYRFCSEQLLVASTNNDPAKLEEVIQILLPIKAGWDSIPLETQGQVSF; encoded by the coding sequence ATGACACACGCATCACTTAAAAAGTATCAACAAACCACTAAAAGCACAGCCCAGCAAGCTTCTCCTTATCAGTTAGTGGCTATGTTATTCCAAAAATTATTAGGGAACATAGCTACAGCTAAAGGTGCTATTTCACAAAGTAATTTTGAAAAAAAAGGGACAGAGTTATCTAATGCCATTGCTATTATTGGTGTTTTAGAAGGCTCTCTAGATTTTAAACAAGGCGGTGAAGTCTCGGAAAACTTAGCTGCTCTTTATAGGTTTTGTTCCGAGCAGCTATTAGTTGCCAGTACCAATAATGATCCTGCTAAATTAGAGGAAGTGATTCAAATTCTCTTACCAATAAAAGCTGGTTGGGACTCAATACCGCTTGAAACTCAAGGTCAGGTAAGCTTTTAG
- a CDS encoding flagellin codes for MAISVITNTSSLNAQRNLTKSGAGLQQSMERLSSGMRINSAKDDAAGLQIANRLTSQINGLGVAQRNANDGISIAQTAEGAMQASTDILQRMRELALQSANGSNSDDDRAAMQKEVTALSSELTRISETTSFGGQQLLDGSFGSKNFQVGSNANETISFTLTSTAAADIGSDNSAVTGAISFTGFGGAIDATAGTAGLTGESLDVAVNGTTTTVALTDDMSAADLATSLNSVSGLSGVTASTEALINITAMGDTADTVTLSIDGNDIGAYTFDGGSTAQDETDLAAMINTDANMVTAGITATVNANNEISIVKADGSELSIEVTDITSSTANVTSITIDAADSAGTNAATGTVTATANNTSASVAAQFITGTVDFSAATVEGDTASLTIGTTTGNTTVSAAASTLAIGASTFSSIEEVSLLTEDGSQSAISVIDGALAAIDSQRADLGAVQNRFGHTISNLANIQENVSASRSRIQDTDFATETAQMTKNQILQQAGTSILAQANQLPQAALSLIG; via the coding sequence AACGTAACTTAACTAAATCAGGTGCTGGTCTACAACAATCAATGGAGCGTTTATCTTCGGGTATGCGCATTAACAGTGCTAAAGATGATGCGGCTGGTTTGCAAATAGCTAACCGCTTAACCTCACAAATAAATGGTTTAGGTGTTGCACAGCGTAATGCTAATGACGGTATTTCAATTGCACAAACCGCAGAGGGTGCTATGCAAGCATCAACTGACATTTTACAACGTATGCGTGAATTGGCCTTGCAATCTGCCAACGGCTCGAATTCTGATGATGACCGTGCAGCAATGCAAAAAGAAGTCACGGCATTAAGTAGTGAACTTACTCGTATTTCAGAGACTACCTCATTTGGTGGTCAACAATTACTTGATGGTAGTTTTGGCTCTAAAAACTTTCAAGTTGGCTCTAACGCTAATGAAACAATTTCATTTACTTTAACGAGTACCGCTGCTGCTGATATAGGTTCAGATAACAGTGCTGTAACTGGTGCGATTAGTTTCACCGGTTTTGGTGGAGCAATAGACGCTACCGCAGGCACTGCTGGTTTAACTGGCGAGAGCCTTGATGTGGCGGTCAATGGTACTACAACGACTGTGGCGTTGACTGATGATATGTCAGCTGCCGACCTTGCAACGAGCTTAAATAGTGTATCAGGACTAAGTGGTGTTACCGCTTCCACCGAAGCGTTAATAAATATAACCGCAATGGGTGATACTGCGGATACAGTGACTTTAAGCATTGATGGTAATGATATTGGAGCCTATACATTCGACGGTGGCAGTACCGCGCAAGATGAAACCGATTTAGCCGCTATGATAAACACTGATGCGAATATGGTTACTGCGGGCATTACGGCAACGGTCAATGCTAATAATGAAATTTCAATTGTTAAGGCCGATGGTAGTGAGCTTAGCATCGAGGTCACTGATATTACATCATCAACTGCAAATGTTACTTCAATTACTATAGACGCAGCAGACTCAGCCGGTACCAATGCAGCTACGGGTACTGTAACAGCAACGGCTAATAATACTAGCGCAAGTGTGGCCGCACAATTTATTACCGGAACTGTCGATTTTAGTGCTGCGACAGTTGAAGGCGATACTGCTAGTTTAACCATTGGTACAACTACTGGTAACACAACGGTTAGTGCCGCAGCGTCGACGTTAGCAATAGGTGCTTCAACTTTTTCATCTATTGAAGAGGTTAGTCTTTTGACAGAGGATGGTTCGCAAAGCGCTATTAGCGTTATTGATGGTGCATTGGCGGCAATTGATAGCCAACGCGCTGATTTGGGTGCGGTGCAAAACCGTTTTGGCCATACCATTAGTAACTTAGCTAACATCCAAGAAAATGTATCAGCGTCACGTAGCCGTATTCAAGATACCGATTTTGCCACGGAAACAGCGCAAATGACTAAAAACCAAATATTGCAACAAGCAGGTACGTCAATTTTAGCGCAGGCTAACCAATTACCACAAGCGGCATTAAGTCTAATCGGCTAA
- the fliF gene encoding flagellar basal-body MS-ring/collar protein FliF — MIASEAEGAGIGEQKSGFAASLGSVDILRQVTIVVALAICLAIAVFVIMLANEPEYRVISKLPTKQLITTMDFLDANQVEYQQENNTISVPADEYQNVKLLLAREGLTDEPSQGEDILMKDMGFGVSQRLERERLKFGREQQIAKTIEQLKSISRAKVLLAIPRENIFARREKNPSATVVLTMQRGKILSEEEVDAVVDIVASAVQGLTPNRVTVTDQNGRLLNSGSQDSISSRSRKEFEIEQKREQEYMEKIDSILIPVVGLGNYTAQVDITMDFTNVEETQRRYNSDLPALRSEMSVESTNIGGALGGIPGALTNQPPIASAIPEDATGGQKRSMPSRKHSESTKNYELDEAISHTKQQAGVVRRVSVSVALDYVAGVATTPVEGGANTPAATFAPRSAGETASIRRLLQGSIGFDLQRGDVLEVVTIPFNRPDYGVVAEIPIWQQPWFIKVLKLVLGALVIIVLILAVVRPMLKRLIYPEQTPDDYGDKSLDGHIDLGDETMDMLTSDFDAGAVGFAADGSLQLPDLHRDEDVLKAVRALVANEPELSSQVVKSWLNEDE; from the coding sequence ATGATCGCCAGTGAAGCTGAAGGTGCGGGGATAGGTGAGCAAAAATCAGGTTTCGCTGCCTCATTAGGTAGTGTTGATATTTTACGACAGGTTACCATAGTGGTTGCATTGGCTATTTGTTTAGCTATTGCGGTATTTGTTATTATGCTCGCTAATGAACCTGAATACCGTGTTATTTCAAAATTACCTACTAAGCAGTTAATTACTACCATGGACTTTCTTGATGCCAATCAAGTGGAATATCAACAAGAAAACAATACTATTTCAGTCCCTGCAGATGAATATCAAAATGTGAAATTATTGTTAGCTCGAGAGGGGTTAACAGACGAGCCTTCACAAGGTGAAGATATTTTAATGAAAGATATGGGCTTTGGTGTTAGTCAGCGACTAGAGCGTGAAAGATTAAAATTTGGCAGAGAGCAGCAAATTGCTAAAACAATAGAACAGTTAAAAAGCATAAGTCGAGCTAAAGTACTCCTGGCTATTCCCCGTGAAAATATATTTGCCCGTCGAGAAAAAAATCCATCTGCGACAGTAGTGCTTACCATGCAGCGCGGTAAAATTCTTTCAGAAGAAGAAGTTGATGCTGTTGTTGATATTGTTGCCTCAGCAGTACAAGGTTTAACGCCTAATCGTGTCACCGTGACTGATCAAAATGGGCGCTTACTTAATTCAGGCTCACAAGACTCTATTTCATCTCGCTCAAGAAAAGAGTTTGAGATTGAACAAAAACGTGAACAAGAATACATGGAGAAAATTGACAGTATTCTTATTCCTGTTGTTGGTTTAGGCAACTATACTGCGCAAGTTGATATCACCATGGACTTTACCAATGTTGAAGAAACACAGCGTCGTTACAATTCAGATTTACCCGCGCTGCGTAGTGAAATGAGCGTTGAAAGCACTAATATTGGTGGTGCATTAGGCGGAATTCCAGGCGCCTTAACAAATCAGCCACCGATTGCCTCTGCTATTCCTGAAGATGCAACGGGTGGACAAAAGAGAAGCATGCCAAGCAGAAAGCATTCTGAGTCGACTAAAAACTATGAACTTGATGAAGCAATCAGCCATACTAAGCAGCAAGCTGGCGTTGTAAGACGTGTTAGCGTATCGGTAGCCCTCGATTATGTCGCAGGCGTTGCAACAACTCCCGTTGAAGGCGGAGCAAATACTCCCGCAGCAACTTTTGCACCACGCTCTGCAGGAGAAACAGCCAGTATTCGTCGTCTATTACAAGGTAGTATTGGTTTTGATTTGCAGCGTGGTGATGTTTTAGAAGTAGTAACCATTCCCTTTAATCGTCCAGATTACGGCGTAGTAGCTGAGATACCTATTTGGCAGCAACCTTGGTTTATTAAAGTACTCAAATTAGTCTTGGGCGCTTTAGTTATTATCGTGCTAATTCTAGCCGTTGTTCGCCCAATGCTGAAACGTTTAATCTACCCAGAGCAAACACCAGATGATTATGGTGATAAATCACTTGATGGTCATATTGATTTAGGTGATGAAACCATGGATATGTTGACGTCTGATTTTGACGCTGGCGCAGTCGGTTTTGCAGCAGATGGCAGTTTACAATTACCTGATCTTCATCGAGATGAAGATGTATTAAAAGCGGTTCGAGCGTTAGTCGCCAATGAGCCAGAATTATCATCGCAAGTAGTTAAAAGTTGGTTGAACGAAGATGAGTGA
- a CDS encoding sigma-54-dependent transcriptional regulator, whose product MTEHKILVVEDDAGLREALIDTLSLADYHCVEADSGEAALLALKSQHVDIVISDVQMGGMSGLSLLKSIKNHHANLPVLLMTAFGTIDDAVQAMKDGACNYIAKPFAPQVLLNMVSQYIPPQVVNKNDPIVADKRSLELLTLAKKVASTDASVMILGPSGSGKEVLAQYVHNHSKRSTQAFIAINCAAIPENMLEATLFGYEKGAFTGAIQACPGKFEQAQGGTILLDEITEMDLGLQAKILRVLQEREVERLGGRKTISLDVRVIATSNRDLKVAVNDGVFREDLYYRLNVFPLSWLPLAQRVDDIFVLAQHLVSLHCQKNGDSIPEFSGAARSKLNAYHWPGNVRELDNVIQRALILHADQIIDAGDLLIENFDTALVVEPEQVTNKDDKLGSELKLQEHQIILDTLQACHGSRKDVAERLGISPRTLRYKIAKMRDSGIEIPA is encoded by the coding sequence ATGACTGAACATAAAATTCTTGTTGTTGAAGATGATGCGGGTCTGCGAGAAGCGTTGATCGATACGCTTTCATTAGCCGATTACCACTGCGTTGAAGCTGATTCTGGCGAAGCTGCTTTATTGGCGTTAAAAAGCCAACATGTGGATATTGTTATCAGTGATGTACAAATGGGCGGAATGTCTGGTTTATCTTTATTAAAAAGTATAAAAAATCACCATGCTAATCTACCGGTATTATTGATGACTGCCTTTGGCACCATAGATGATGCTGTGCAAGCGATGAAAGATGGTGCTTGTAACTATATTGCTAAGCCTTTCGCTCCACAGGTGCTGCTTAATATGGTCAGCCAATATATTCCGCCACAAGTCGTTAATAAAAATGATCCGATTGTTGCAGATAAACGTTCATTAGAATTACTTACCTTGGCGAAAAAAGTCGCTAGCACAGATGCATCTGTGATGATCCTCGGTCCAAGTGGCTCAGGTAAAGAAGTGTTAGCGCAGTACGTTCATAATCACTCGAAACGAAGCACACAAGCTTTTATTGCGATTAATTGTGCAGCCATTCCTGAAAATATGCTTGAAGCCACATTATTTGGTTATGAAAAAGGCGCTTTTACGGGCGCAATTCAAGCCTGTCCAGGAAAGTTTGAACAAGCGCAAGGAGGCACCATTTTACTTGATGAAATTACCGAAATGGATTTGGGCTTACAAGCTAAAATATTACGAGTATTACAAGAACGTGAAGTAGAGCGTTTAGGCGGACGAAAAACGATAAGCCTTGATGTCCGCGTTATTGCTACCAGTAATCGAGACTTAAAAGTTGCCGTAAATGATGGAGTCTTTCGTGAAGATCTTTATTATCGCCTTAATGTCTTTCCGCTTTCTTGGTTACCGTTAGCTCAGCGAGTTGATGATATCTTTGTTTTAGCACAACATTTAGTTTCTCTACATTGTCAAAAAAATGGCGATAGCATCCCTGAATTCTCAGGTGCAGCGCGCAGTAAACTTAATGCATATCATTGGCCTGGTAATGTTCGTGAATTAGATAATGTTATTCAAAGAGCGCTCATTTTGCATGCCGATCAGATTATTGATGCAGGAGACTTACTGATTGAAAACTTTGATACAGCATTGGTTGTAGAGCCTGAACAGGTCACTAATAAGGATGATAAACTCGGCAGTGAGCTAAAATTGCAAGAGCATCAGATTATTCTAGATACCTTACAAGCTTGCCATGGCAGTCGAAAAGACGTAGCAGAGCGCTTAGGAATAAGTCCACGTACGCTACGTTATAAAATTGCGAAAATGCGTGATTCAGGTATTGAAATACCAGCCTAA
- a CDS encoding flagellar protein FlaG, with protein MNAIESSTDLSLTSLTPEFKKPNESTKVTDDSSVNKLVESVNEQPKTSVNEQINNDNETPLSPKQLEKVAQQLQDFVGEMNRGLEFSVDKDSGRDVIKVIDKTSGDLVKQYPSEEVLTLVAKLSDSVGGFIDAKV; from the coding sequence ATGAATGCAATAGAAAGTAGTACAGACCTTAGTTTGACTAGCTTAACTCCTGAGTTTAAGAAACCGAATGAATCAACAAAAGTAACCGATGATTCATCCGTTAACAAACTCGTTGAAAGTGTTAATGAACAACCTAAGACCTCGGTCAATGAACAAATCAATAATGATAATGAAACACCGCTATCACCTAAACAACTTGAGAAAGTGGCGCAACAATTGCAGGATTTTGTTGGCGAAATGAATCGAGGTTTGGAGTTTTCGGTAGATAAAGATTCAGGTCGAGATGTCATTAAAGTGATTGATAAAACCAGTGGTGACTTGGTTAAACAATACCCATCAGAAGAAGTGTTAACCCTAGTGGCTAAATTATCTGATTCGGTTGGTGGTTTTATTGACGCTAAGGTATAG
- the fliE gene encoding flagellar hook-basal body complex protein FliE, which translates to MDIKSNSLYSQMQNMSLQAMGNKPPAIDVDVINGTASNSVGKINESTSNFGDMLTDALKSVNDLQTESGEKKRAFEMGDSNVTLAEVMIASSKSGIALDATVQIRNKFVEAYKEIMSMPV; encoded by the coding sequence ATGGATATCAAAAGTAACTCTCTATACAGCCAAATGCAAAACATGTCGCTACAGGCCATGGGCAATAAGCCACCAGCAATTGATGTTGATGTTATAAACGGTACTGCAAGCAATAGCGTTGGCAAAATCAATGAATCTACCAGTAATTTTGGCGATATGCTTACCGATGCACTCAAGAGCGTCAATGATTTACAAACAGAGTCTGGCGAAAAGAAAAGGGCTTTTGAAATGGGCGATAGTAACGTTACGCTTGCTGAAGTAATGATTGCTTCTTCTAAATCAGGTATCGCTTTGGATGCAACCGTGCAAATACGAAACAAATTTGTTGAAGCCTATAAAGAAATAATGAGCATGCCAGTTTAA
- the fliD gene encoding flagellar filament capping protein FliD: MPDLTFTGIGSGLKVSEIVNAIVGAEKAPFISRANKQQAEMTTDISAIGALKSALESVESSISSLADADNYQLRTASGADSFVGLSASKDAQIGNYSVKVDVLSQSHKLMSGAMAEDEQVGEGTLNIAVAETNFNIAVSASDTLSDIRDAINDSDDNESVIATIVTDDAGQHLIMTSKETGVANAITTTVTDLDDNNNVDGLVGLSRLAYDVSDPDDSLHIKNLTQIDEAVDAQITIDGTLVVTSSTNEFKNVIDGVDITAKKMHDVDDNDDVSRISFKENNGNIKSGLEGFVKSYNELQVLSKQLGAAGESGSGPLAGDSLLRGVMGKLRQQFSQAFDMGNGNSMSLSQLGVESDQYGVLSLDTETLNEYIDSDVAGVQQFFVGTDSENGFASSLEELTGFYTDTDGVIQNRIDSGTSQLDRLDDDYLAFERRMDSLEARLFKQYNAMDLIVANLNSTSSFLLAQLDNMPGVVRKDN, encoded by the coding sequence ATGCCTGACTTAACGTTTACAGGGATAGGCTCAGGATTAAAGGTTAGCGAAATAGTTAATGCTATTGTTGGTGCTGAGAAAGCCCCTTTTATTTCTCGAGCTAACAAACAACAAGCAGAGATGACTACTGATATTTCTGCCATTGGTGCATTAAAATCTGCACTAGAGAGTGTTGAATCTTCTATTTCAAGTTTAGCTGATGCCGATAACTATCAATTACGTACCGCAAGTGGAGCAGATAGTTTTGTAGGACTCAGTGCTAGCAAAGATGCACAAATAGGTAATTACTCAGTAAAGGTGGATGTACTTTCACAATCGCATAAGTTGATGTCTGGTGCGATGGCTGAAGATGAACAGGTTGGCGAAGGCACATTAAATATTGCCGTTGCAGAGACTAATTTTAATATAGCCGTTTCAGCAAGTGATACGTTAAGTGATATTCGTGATGCGATAAATGACAGTGACGATAATGAGTCAGTTATTGCTACCATTGTTACGGATGATGCCGGTCAACATTTGATAATGACCAGTAAAGAAACAGGGGTAGCTAACGCAATTACAACTACCGTGACTGATCTTGATGATAATAATAACGTAGATGGTTTAGTTGGTCTTTCAAGGTTAGCTTATGATGTTTCGGATCCTGATGATAGTTTACATATCAAAAACTTAACTCAAATAGATGAAGCCGTTGACGCACAAATTACCATCGATGGAACTCTCGTGGTAACGAGCAGTACAAATGAATTTAAAAACGTTATCGATGGCGTAGATATTACCGCCAAAAAAATGCATGACGTTGATGATAATGATGATGTTAGCCGAATTAGTTTCAAAGAAAACAATGGTAATATAAAGTCAGGCTTGGAAGGCTTTGTAAAAAGTTATAATGAACTACAAGTGCTTAGTAAACAATTAGGAGCTGCTGGTGAAAGTGGCAGTGGTCCACTTGCCGGAGACTCATTGCTGCGTGGTGTTATGGGAAAACTACGTCAACAATTTAGCCAAGCATTTGATATGGGCAACGGCAATAGTATGTCGCTTTCACAACTTGGTGTAGAAAGTGATCAGTACGGTGTATTGAGTTTAGACACTGAAACATTGAACGAATATATTGATAGTGATGTCGCAGGTGTGCAACAATTTTTTGTCGGTACTGATTCTGAAAATGGTTTTGCGAGCTCGCTTGAAGAATTGACAGGTTTTTATACTGACACTGATGGTGTTATTCAAAACCGTATTGATAGTGGAACCAGCCAGTTAGACAGATTGGATGATGACTATTTAGCGTTTGAACGGAGAATGGATTCATTAGAAGCTCGTTTGTTTAAGCAGTATAACGCTATGGATTTAATTGTAGCGAATTTAAACTCCACAAGCTCATTCTTGTTAGCACAGCTTGATAATATGCCAGGTGTTGTTAGAAAAGATAACTAA
- a CDS encoding sensor histidine kinase, whose translation MSQANPTVVPSNASIRESSANAAFHSVNIVGANKPSLLAHEAFPGELAALRAQASQSTKHNFSPRKIANTKYLHSSTSEKQSLSNNLLADQLIEVMPTGLVMLDGNGIVVKINQVARNLLDEPILGQPWFNVIARSFDPREDDWHEISLKDGRRVKLEITSLGSQPGQLIMITDLTETRLLQDKLSQMQRLSSLGKMVSTLAHQIRTPLSAAILYSENLSNNKLAENYRIKFQGKLNARLHDLEQQVNDMLLFSKSGKEQVVTSVDVAELINDSVNSMDALLDKANTKVKVQLPDNELHMLGNKNALTGAIQNLLHNSLQAISSNKISEPLINIQVYSQANHLYLSFKDNGPGIDADVIDKIFQPFYTSSSKGTGLGLAVVKSVVNAHQGEVSLLNEANSGAHFVIKLPLLEQGNVMKNSPSESVND comes from the coding sequence ATGTCACAAGCAAACCCTACAGTAGTTCCTAGTAATGCTAGTATTAGAGAATCGAGCGCTAATGCTGCGTTTCATTCAGTTAATATTGTCGGAGCTAATAAACCTTCTTTGCTAGCGCATGAAGCGTTTCCTGGTGAATTAGCGGCATTGAGAGCACAAGCATCTCAAAGTACAAAACATAACTTTTCTCCACGTAAAATCGCCAATACGAAATACCTTCATAGCTCAACGTCAGAAAAACAGTCACTTAGTAATAATTTATTAGCAGATCAGCTAATCGAAGTGATGCCAACAGGCTTAGTTATGCTGGATGGTAATGGTATTGTGGTGAAGATAAACCAAGTTGCTAGAAACTTACTTGATGAACCAATTCTTGGCCAACCATGGTTTAATGTTATTGCTCGTTCATTCGATCCGCGTGAAGATGATTGGCATGAAATATCACTTAAAGATGGTCGCCGGGTAAAGTTAGAAATTACTAGCTTAGGCTCACAGCCTGGTCAGTTGATCATGATAACTGACCTAACCGAAACCCGTTTACTGCAAGATAAACTATCGCAAATGCAACGCCTCTCTTCGTTAGGTAAAATGGTATCAACACTCGCTCATCAAATACGTACACCTTTATCTGCCGCCATTTTATATAGCGAAAATTTATCCAACAATAAATTAGCCGAAAATTATCGGATAAAGTTTCAAGGAAAACTCAATGCGCGTTTACATGATTTAGAGCAGCAAGTGAATGATATGTTGTTATTTTCTAAAAGTGGCAAAGAACAAGTGGTTACTTCTGTAGACGTAGCAGAGCTCATTAATGATTCGGTTAATTCTATGGATGCCCTGCTAGATAAAGCGAATACAAAAGTAAAAGTACAACTGCCTGATAATGAGCTTCATATGCTCGGCAATAAAAATGCCTTAACAGGGGCCATTCAAAATTTATTACATAACTCCCTACAAGCGATAAGTAGTAATAAGATCAGCGAACCGTTGATAAATATTCAAGTTTATAGTCAAGCCAACCATTTATATTTAAGTTTTAAAGACAATGGCCCTGGTATTGACGCAGACGTTATCGATAAAATATTTCAGCCTTTTTATACCTCAAGTAGTAAAGGAACGGGCCTTGGTTTAGCGGTTGTTAAATCGGTAGTAAATGCGCATCAAGGTGAAGTGAGTCTACTTAACGAAGCTAATTCAGGCGCACACTTTGTTATTAAGTTACCTTTGCTAGAGCAGGGTAATGTGATGAAAAATAGTCCATCGGAGAGTGTTAATGACTGA
- a CDS encoding sigma-54 interaction domain-containing protein encodes MIDNPVVTSVVTGHKQILVVDNDAGRSQQLSTVLAFVGEHFIHCSQEQAIEKLADCSHILTVILTGNVSHDCTALIKVNPSVPFILHDVLDANELVVNVNVIGTLAAPLNYAQLTEQIHHCHQYHNKLPRKGNKLSSSALFRSLVGSSEPMAQVRFLIEQVAKTPASVLVLGESGTGKEVIARNIHNLSDRAKEAFVPVNCGAIPAELLESELFGHEKGAFTGAISTRKGRFELAEGGTLFLDEIGDMPQPMQVKLLRVLQERTFERVGGSKSIKANVRIVAATHQDLEEMIKEGSFREDLFYRLNVFPIDTPSLRERKEDIPLLLKELLTRFEHEQNKTVRFTEKAIESLMEHPWPGNVRELSNLIERMLIMYGDQIVDVTELPYKYQHVDVQAYNPEYPEELQEHDVINELFGGFDYDDDDNDDESEQGELTAGSDINGVQSSTDATLLPSDGLNLKEHLAELEVSLINQSLSKHDYVVARAAETLGMRRTTLVEKMRKYDLHKPSE; translated from the coding sequence ATGATTGATAATCCAGTAGTTACCTCAGTAGTAACAGGTCATAAACAAATATTAGTCGTTGATAACGACGCAGGTAGAAGCCAGCAACTAAGTACGGTACTTGCTTTTGTTGGAGAGCACTTTATCCATTGCTCGCAAGAGCAAGCAATCGAAAAGTTAGCTGATTGTAGTCATATTCTCACGGTAATATTAACGGGTAATGTTAGTCATGATTGCACTGCTTTAATTAAAGTTAACCCTAGCGTTCCGTTTATTCTTCATGATGTACTTGATGCCAATGAGTTAGTCGTTAACGTTAATGTCATTGGTACCCTAGCCGCACCACTTAATTATGCTCAACTTACCGAGCAAATTCACCATTGTCATCAATATCACAATAAATTACCGCGTAAAGGTAACAAACTTAGTTCTAGTGCTTTATTTCGCTCATTGGTTGGTAGCAGCGAGCCGATGGCACAAGTGCGATTTTTGATTGAGCAAGTAGCGAAAACACCTGCCAGTGTTTTAGTGCTTGGGGAGTCAGGGACAGGTAAAGAGGTTATTGCACGAAATATTCATAACTTATCTGACCGAGCAAAAGAAGCCTTTGTACCCGTTAACTGTGGTGCTATTCCAGCTGAACTTCTTGAAAGTGAATTATTTGGCCACGAAAAAGGAGCTTTCACGGGTGCTATTTCTACTCGTAAAGGTCGTTTTGAATTAGCTGAAGGCGGTACACTATTTTTAGATGAAATAGGTGATATGCCGCAACCTATGCAAGTAAAATTGCTGCGTGTTTTACAAGAGCGCACTTTTGAACGAGTAGGTGGCAGTAAGAGCATTAAAGCTAACGTTCGTATTGTTGCAGCTACTCATCAAGACTTGGAAGAAATGATCAAAGAAGGGAGTTTTAGGGAAGATTTATTCTATCGCTTGAATGTATTCCCAATAGATACTCCATCATTACGTGAGCGAAAAGAAGATATTCCACTGTTATTAAAAGAGCTGCTTACTCGCTTTGAACACGAACAAAATAAAACGGTACGCTTTACTGAAAAAGCGATAGAGTCGTTGATGGAACACCCATGGCCGGGTAATGTTCGAGAACTATCAAACTTAATTGAACGTATGTTAATTATGTACGGTGATCAAATTGTTGATGTTACCGAACTGCCTTATAAATATCAGCATGTAGATGTACAAGCTTATAATCCTGAATACCCTGAAGAGTTGCAAGAACACGATGTAATAAACGAACTTTTCGGTGGCTTTGATTATGATGACGACGACAACGATGATGAAAGTGAGCAAGGTGAATTAACGGCTGGAAGTGATATTAATGGCGTGCAAAGCTCTACTGACGCGACCTTATTACCTAGTGACGGTTTAAACTTAAAAGAACATTTAGCAGAACTTGAAGTGTCTTTAATTAATCAATCGTTAAGTAAGCATGATTATGTGGTTGCTAGGGCTGCAGAAACACTTGGCATGCGTAGAACTACGCTAGTTGAAAAAATGCGTAAATATGATTTACATAAACCAAGTGAGTAA